From the Planktothricoides raciborskii GIHE-MW2 genome, the window ATAAGGCTGAACCTCTAAAGCTTGACGAAAAGCTGCGATCGCGGCTCGATATTCTCCCACCGCTGCATAAGATAATCCCAACCCATGCAGCGCCCCAAAATGAACGGGATTCAGTTGTAAGACCATTTCACAGTCTTTGATGGCTTTTTGATATTTGCCCACACTGTAATACAGCACCGCTCGTCGATTCCATGCTTCCGCAAAATCCGGTTGGTCTTTAATCAATTCATTCAGGATCGCTTCCGCTTCTTGTATTTTGCCCAACTCTAATAACATTTGCGATCGCTGAAGAAATTCTAAGCCATAGACGCCCTTTTGATGAAACCAAATATGCCACAACTGATGAGTGGCATTGGCTCTAACTTGTTCTTCGGGATTTTTTAAGTCTTGCAGTAATTTGTCTAAGGATGGATGATTCATCATGCTTGAATTACCATATTTTTATCCAAAAGTATAGCACAATCTAACATTCAATTCCACTGCACCTTGAATGTGACGGCAGAAGATAAAGAGGCGACAAAATTATATCAAAATTATATCAAGATTATATCAAGATTATATAATAGAAATATTATATAATAGACTTTTTGCTTTCCCAAGCTAAAAAGGGAGGATTTTTAGCTTGGGAAAGCAAAAAGTCTATTATCTGAATTACTGAATAGTTTCATCATTAAAAATCATCTAATGTATAAACATATAGCAGAGACAGCAGGTTTTAATTAGTTTCTACAAATCGCAGATAATGAATTGCAACCTACTGCTCTGGGTTTCCAGATTAAACCCCTTGTCTCAAAGATGCTTCTACCTGTTTAAACTCTTGCTCTAAGCGGTTCTTTAATTTCTCTGGCACCGGACGGTTG encodes:
- a CDS encoding tetratricopeptide repeat protein: MMNHPSLDKLLQDLKNPEEQVRANATHQLWHIWFHQKGVYGLEFLQRSQMLLELGKIQEAEAILNELIKDQPDFAEAWNRRAVLYYSVGKYQKAIKDCEMVLQLNPVHFGALHGLGLSYAAVGEYRAAIAAFRQALEVQPYSLINQKLILECTARLS